The Xanthomonas sontii genomic sequence GCAAGGCGTGCGCGGCGTTCGGCATGGGAGGCCTACTTGAGGGTGGACAGGAAAGCGGCGATGTCGGCGATCTCCTGGTCGGAGAAGCTTTCCGCCTGGGCCTGCATGGTCGGATGCTTGCGCTTGCCGAGCCGGTATTCGGTCAGCGCCTGGGTCAGGTACTGCGCCGACTGCCCGCCGATCTTGGGGATGCGGTAGCTGGGATAGGCGTTCTTGTAGCCGGTGACGCCGTGGCAGCCCTGGCAGGTGTAGGTGAGCACCCGGCCGTTGGCCGCGTTGCCCTGAACAGGCGCAGGTGCCGCGGCTGCGGCAGCGGGAGCGGCGGGCGCCGGCGCGGTCTGCGCCATCGCCGGGGCGGCCCCAACAGAAACGAGTACGGCCAGAGCAAAACAAGCGGCTAGCGGCTGCGTGCGCATGGTTTCGTGGTCCGGAGGACGGATTGGGGTTCCGGCGTGGGGGAACACGGAACGGCCCGAGTATAGCCTCACCTTTCGCGGCTCCGAAACTGGCGGCGGTGGACGACCCGTGACCTTTGGGGCATTCGGCACGACGTCGATTGGTGATCTACTTATCTACAACACCATTCACGCCATCCACCAAGGACACGACGATGACGCGACCGCTCACGCGCCGCACTGCCACTTGCGCTGCCGCGCTGTTGGTCACCACCACGCTGCTGCTGAGCGCCTGCAAGCCGGCGGCGGAGGCCAAGGCCAAGGCCGCCGACAGCGAGAAGGCGCCGGAGGCGGTGCCGGTGGAGGTGGCGGCGGCCAGCCGCCGTGCGGTGGCGGCCAGCTACAGCGGCACCGCGGCGCTGGAGGCGCGCGCCGAATCGCAGGTGGTGGCCAAGACCTCCGGCGTGGCCCTGGCGGTGCTGGCCGAGGAAGGCCAGCAGGTGCGCGCCGGGCAGCCGCTGGTGCGCCTGGACCCGGACCGTGCGCGGCTGGCGTTGGCGCAGAGCGAGGCGCAGCTGCGCAAGCTGGAGAACAACTACCGCCGCTCGCAGCAGCTGGTGGGCCAGCAACTGGTCAGCGCCGCCGACGTCGACCAGATCAAGTACGACCTGGCCAACGTGCGCGCGCAACACCAGTTGGCCGCGCTGGAGCTGTCCTATGCCACGGTGGTGGCGCCGATCTCCGGGGTGATCGCCTCGCGTTCGATCAAGACCGGCAACTTCGTGCAGATCAATACGCCGATCTTCCGCATCGTCGACGACTCGCGGCTGGAGGCCACGCTCAACGTGCCCGAGCGCGAACTGGCCACGCTCAAGACCGGGCAGCCGGTGACCCTGCTGGCCGACGCGCTGCCGGGCAAGCAGTTCCGCGGCCGGGTCGACCGCATCGCGCCGGTGGTGGATGCCGGCAGCGGCACCTTCCGCGTGGTCTGCGCCTTCGACGAAGGGGCGGAGGCGCTGCAGCCGGGCATGTTCGGCCGCATCCGCATCGATTACGACCAGCGCGCCGATGCGCTGGTGGTGCCACGGCTGGCGCTGCTCGACGACGGCGAGCCGGCGGTGTTCCGCGTGGTCGCCGGCAAGGTCGCGCGGGTGCCGGTGACGCTGGGCTATGCGGAAGGGCCGTGGGTGGAGATCCGCCAGGGCCTGCAGGCCGGCGACCAGGTGGTCACCGCCGGCAAGGTCGCGCTGCGCGACGGCAGCCGCGTGCAGGTGATCGCGCCGCAGCGCGAGGTTGCCGACGCCGCCCCGGCCACCACCGCCGGAGCGCGCTGATGCACGGCGCCGATTCCGACGCGCACGCACCGCCTGCGCCCGCCACCGCGCACGGCGGCGGCCTGGTCGAGTTCGCCACCCGCCGCCGCGTGACCATCGCGATGATCACGCTGACCATGCTGCTGTTCGGCGCGATCGCGCTGCACGGGCTCAAGGTCAACCTGCTGCCGGACCTGAGCTATCCGACCCTGACCGTGCGCACTGAGTACGCCGGCGCCGCGCCGTCGGAGATCGAGACGCTGGTGACCGAGCCGGTCGAAGAAGCCGTCGGCGTGGTCAAGAACCTGCGCAAGCTCAAGTCGGTCTCGCGCACCGGGCAGAGCGACGTGGTGCTGGAGTTCGCCTGGGGCACCAACATGGACCAGGCCAGCCTGGAGGTGCGCGACAAGATGGAGGCGCTGTCGCTGCCGCTGGAGGCCAAGGCGCCGGTGCTGCTGCGCTTCAATCCGTCCACCCAACCGATCATGCGCCTGGTGCTGTCGAGCAAGACCGCCGCGCACAGCGACGCCGAGGCGGTGCGCGCGCTGACCCAGTTGCGTCGCTACGCCGACGAGGACCTGAAGAAGAAGCTGGAGCCGGTGGCGGGCGTGGCCGCGGTCAAGGTCGGCGGTGGGCTGGAGGACGAGATCCAGGTCGACATCGACCAGCAGCGGCTGGCGCAGCTCAACATGCCGATCGACACGGTGATCGCGCGGCTCAAGGACGAGAACGTCAATCTCTCCGGCGGACGCCTGGAGCAGGGGACGCAGCGCTACCTGGTGCGCACGGTCAACCAGTTCGCCGACCTGGACGAGATTCGCAACCTGTTGCTGACCACCCAGGGCGCCGGCGGCAACGCGGCCGACGCTGCCCTGCAGCAGATGTATGCGATCGCCGCCTCCACCGGCTCGGAAGCCGCGATCGCGGCGGCCTCGGCGGCGCAGAGCGCGACGTCCAGCACGACCACCACCGTCGCCGGCGGCATGCCGATCCGACTCAAGGACGTGGCGCAGGTGCGGCAGGGCTACAAGGAGCGCGAGGCGATCATCCGCCTGGGCGGTAAGGAGGCGGTGGAACTGGCCATCTACAAGGAAGGCGACGCCAACACCGTGGCCACCGCGGCGGCGCTGCGCAAGCGCCTGGAACAACTGCAGGCGCAGATTCCCGCCGACGCCGAGCTGACCACGCTGGAAGACCAGTCGCGCTTCATCGAACACGCCATCGGCGACGTCAAGAAGGATGCGGTGATCGGCGGCCTGCTGGCGATCCTGATCATCTTCCTGTTCCTGCGCGACGGCTGGAGCACGTTCGTGATCGGGCTGTCGCTGCCGGTGTCGATCGTGACCACGTTCTTCTTCATGGATCGGCTCGGCCTGAGCCTCAACGTGATGTCGCTGGGCGGGCTGGCGCTGGCCACCGGCCTGGTGGTGGACGATTCGATCGTGGTGCTGGAAAGCATCGCCAAGGCGCGCGAGCGCGGGCTGAGCGTGCTCGATGCGGCGATCGTCGGCACCCGCGAGGTGGGCATGGCGGTGGTCGCCTCGACCCTGACCACGATCGCAGTGTTCCTGCCGCTGGTGTTCGTGGAAGGCGTGGCCGGGCAACTGTTCCGCGACCAGGCGCTGACCGTGGCGATCGCCATCGCGATCTCGCTGGTGGTGTCGATGACCCTGATCCCGATGCTCAGCTCGCTGAAGGGCCGTGCGCCGCTGGCGTTCCCGGTCGAACCGGCGCCGCCGCACTGGCAGCCGCGGCGCGGCTGGCTGAAGCCGCTGGCCTGGAGCCGGCGCGGCGCAGGTGCGGTGGTGCGCGGCGTGTTCTTCGGCGCGGCCTGGCTGTGCGTGCGGCTGTGGCGCGGTGCGGTGGCGGTGGTCGCCCCGGTGATGCGCAAGGCCAGCGCCCTGGCGATGGCGCCGTACGCGCTGGCCGAGCGCGGCTACCTGCGGCTGCTGCCCGGCGCGCTGGCGCGTCCGGGCTGGGTGCTGGGACTGGCGGCGCTGGCCTTCGCCGCGACCCTGGCGGTGGCGCCGCTGCTGGGCGCCGACCTGATCCCGCAGCTGGCGCAGGATCGTTTCGAGATGACGGTGAAGCTGCCGGCCGGCACGCCGCTGCGGCAGACCGATGCGCTGGTGCGCGAACTGCAGGAGGTGCACGGCAAGGACGCGGGCGTGCAGGCGCTGTACGGGGTCAGCGGCAGCGGCACCCGGCTCGACGCCAACCCCACCGAGAGCGGCGAGAACATCGGCAAGCTGACCATTGCCATGGCCGGCGGCGGCAGCGCGCAGTTCGAGGCGCAGCAGAGCGAGCGCATGCGCGCGACGATGCGCAACCATCCGGGCGTGCAGGTCGGTTTCAGCCGGCCGGAGCTGTTCAGTTTCTCCACGCCGCTGGAGATCGAACTGCGCGGCCAGGACCTGCAGACCATCCAGCACGCCGGGCAGAAGCTGGCGGCGCTGCTGCGCGGCAACGGCCACTTCGCCGACGTCAAATCCACGGTGGAGGAGGGCTTCCCGGAGATCCAGATCCGCTTCGACCAGGAGCGTGCCGGCGCGTTGGGACTGACCACGCGGCAGATCGCCGACGTGGTGGTGAAGAAGGTGCGCGGCGACGTCGCCACCCGCTACAGCTTCCGCGACCGCAAGATCGACGTGCTGGTGCGCGCGCAGCAGAGCGACC encodes the following:
- a CDS encoding cytochrome c, with translation MRTQPLAACFALAVLVSVGAAPAMAQTAPAPAAPAAAAAAPAPVQGNAANGRVLTYTCQGCHGVTGYKNAYPSYRIPKIGGQSAQYLTQALTEYRLGKRKHPTMQAQAESFSDQEIADIAAFLSTLK
- a CDS encoding efflux RND transporter periplasmic adaptor subunit; amino-acid sequence: MTRPLTRRTATCAAALLVTTTLLLSACKPAAEAKAKAADSEKAPEAVPVEVAAASRRAVAASYSGTAALEARAESQVVAKTSGVALAVLAEEGQQVRAGQPLVRLDPDRARLALAQSEAQLRKLENNYRRSQQLVGQQLVSAADVDQIKYDLANVRAQHQLAALELSYATVVAPISGVIASRSIKTGNFVQINTPIFRIVDDSRLEATLNVPERELATLKTGQPVTLLADALPGKQFRGRVDRIAPVVDAGSGTFRVVCAFDEGAEALQPGMFGRIRIDYDQRADALVVPRLALLDDGEPAVFRVVAGKVARVPVTLGYAEGPWVEIRQGLQAGDQVVTAGKVALRDGSRVQVIAPQREVADAAPATTAGAR
- a CDS encoding efflux RND transporter permease subunit translates to MHGADSDAHAPPAPATAHGGGLVEFATRRRVTIAMITLTMLLFGAIALHGLKVNLLPDLSYPTLTVRTEYAGAAPSEIETLVTEPVEEAVGVVKNLRKLKSVSRTGQSDVVLEFAWGTNMDQASLEVRDKMEALSLPLEAKAPVLLRFNPSTQPIMRLVLSSKTAAHSDAEAVRALTQLRRYADEDLKKKLEPVAGVAAVKVGGGLEDEIQVDIDQQRLAQLNMPIDTVIARLKDENVNLSGGRLEQGTQRYLVRTVNQFADLDEIRNLLLTTQGAGGNAADAALQQMYAIAASTGSEAAIAAASAAQSATSSTTTTVAGGMPIRLKDVAQVRQGYKEREAIIRLGGKEAVELAIYKEGDANTVATAAALRKRLEQLQAQIPADAELTTLEDQSRFIEHAIGDVKKDAVIGGLLAILIIFLFLRDGWSTFVIGLSLPVSIVTTFFFMDRLGLSLNVMSLGGLALATGLVVDDSIVVLESIAKARERGLSVLDAAIVGTREVGMAVVASTLTTIAVFLPLVFVEGVAGQLFRDQALTVAIAIAISLVVSMTLIPMLSSLKGRAPLAFPVEPAPPHWQPRRGWLKPLAWSRRGAGAVVRGVFFGAAWLCVRLWRGAVAVVAPVMRKASALAMAPYALAERGYLRLLPGALARPGWVLGLAALAFAATLAVAPLLGADLIPQLAQDRFEMTVKLPAGTPLRQTDALVRELQEVHGKDAGVQALYGVSGSGTRLDANPTESGENIGKLTIAMAGGGSAQFEAQQSERMRATMRNHPGVQVGFSRPELFSFSTPLEIELRGQDLQTIQHAGQKLAALLRGNGHFADVKSTVEEGFPEIQIRFDQERAGALGLTTRQIADVVVKKVRGDVATRYSFRDRKIDVLVRAQQSDRASVDSIRRLIVNPGSSRPVTLDAVADVVATTGPSEIHRADQIRVAIVSANLRDIDLGTAVREVGEMVARDPLGAGVGMHIGGQGEELAQSARSLLFAFGLAVFLVYLVMASQFESLLHPFVILFTIPLALVGAVLALLLTGKPVSVVVFIGLILLVGLVTKNAIILIDKVNQLREEGVAKRAALIEGARSRLRPIVMTTLCTLFGFLPLAIASGEGAEVRAPMAITVIGGLLVSTLLTLLVIPVVYDRLDRRADAYYAERGRRARQRENGERRLQDGEGAPA